tttttaaataaaattctaatatGAAACCTTTGCTTATGGCTAGTGTTTAGTAGTAGTAGCCtgtaaattgaattaaaaaaaatctgatatctGATAGAGTAACATTTTGGGAACATGAGAGTGAACGTGCTTGTATCTGCGTGCCTTGACATTttgagcaaaaataaaataattaaaaccataTTATCCCTAACTGCACGTCAGAAAGCATCTATTTAAATACTAATTACACATTCCAGAGTTTTTACGCTTAGTCGCTGACACTTAACCCCTAGATTAGATGCAATGTATTATCATAAttcgtttccttttcttttacagCAATTAGTTAGCaacaatatgaaaatatatgtagttaGCAAAGTGTTAAAATGTTCTAATTTATAGTATTGTGAACATtaagttataatataaaattagttttcgAATACTGTgatttaaccccaaaaaaaaaagtcaactatTCTAGACTATGtaagttataatataaaattagataaaaatcACCGAATAAATGTCATCAACGAGTTTGNaaaaaaaaaaaaaaaaaaaagtcatcaaCGACAAGTAGccgtgaagagagagagagagactcgtgagatgaacaaagaagaagatcaatgTCATAATCACagtgtaaataaaattttcgtaatctttttattaattaatcaagaTTAATCTCTGAGAATTCCTTATTATTTGATCTGTCTtctactttatttatttttcttctctctctcttctctctggaCTCTCTCAGTGCTTGTTTCTTCAGTCGTCCGGCGTTGTGGTCCGGTGCTttctgagaagaagaaagccatTAAAGAGTGATGTCTCATTCTAGAAGGCTTTCTTTAGAACCTGCTATAGATTCAATTACTGGTAGATTCCGTGATTTAAAGAGACACGATGATGACGTCGTCAACAAACCTGACTTCAGAGAACTCGATCTGGGTTCTCCTGTCTCTTCCTTAATGCCACGtggctctgcttcttcttcttcgtcttctgccGCTGCTACTCCTACTAGCAGCTCTGGCTCCTCTTCGGGCTCTGCTGCTTCTGCCAAACCGTCGGTGATGGCCAAGCGTTTCGAGAGTCACTCCGGCGAGATTTCTAGCCCCGGATCCGGAACAACGCCGACGACCACCACAACCCGGAATCTTAAACCGGGTCATCGAAGATCTTCTTCCACCGGTACGCCGTTGATCTTCTCTGGCTCTAGCTACTTTACATCAGCTACTACTACGAGTCACACCTCGCCTCAGGGAGGTGGTAGTGGCGCTACGTCGGCAGTTTCGTCGAGTCCCAGCGTTTTACCTGCCGGAAACATCTGTCCGTCGGGTCGGATCTTGAAAACCGGAATGTCGAGCCGGACCTCAACCAGGACTGAGACTCTCTGTACAGGAACTGGAAATTACGGACACGGAAACGTTGTACGCAGCGGAagcggaggcggaggaggaggaggaggaaaggcGGCGGGGAACAACGGCGACAACCCGGAGGAGTTGAAGAGATTGGGGAATGATATGTATAGGAGAGGCAAGTTCTCTGAAGCTCTATCGCTTTACGATAGAGCTATTTCGATTTCACCGGAAAATGCTGCTTATAGAAGCAACCGTGCGGCGGCTTTAACGGCGTTAAGACGGTTAGGAGAAGCCGTTAAAGAATGTCTTGAAGCTGTTAGGCTTGATCCTTCTTACTCTAGAGCTCACCAAAGACTCGCTTCTCTTTATCTCAGGTAATCTTGAGACTTTTGTAATGGCTGCGCtgtgtgttttgagtttttaaagaCTGAGAATTGAATTGTTTGCTTTTAGATTGGGAGAAGCTGAGAATGCAAGACGTCATATTTGTTTTCCCGGTCAATGTCCGGATCAAGCTGATCTCCAACGGCTACAGACGCTTGAGAAGCATCTCCGGCGATGCTCGGAGGCTCGAAAGATTGGAGATTGGAACACCGCTATTAAGGAAACAGATGCAGCCATTGCAAACGGCGCTGATTCGTCTCCtcaggtgagagagagagagagagagacttcaTTGCCATAAGATAAGGcgtttttgttgtatttgctttGTAACTAATGGTGATATTTTTGATTGGTTTGGCACAGCTTGTAGCTTGTAAAGCAGAAGCCTTTTTGCGTCTTAACCAAATAGAGGATTCAGATTTTTGTATATCTTGCGTTCCAAGACTCGATCGTCATCATTACCAATCTCAACTGCAAGCTAAACTCTTTGGTATGGTAGCTGAAGCTTATGTGCTCTGTATCCAAGCTCAAGTTGATATGGCATTAGGAAGGTGAGCTTTCGAAACTCGGAcaagtttttttgttagttgCGTGTTTGATTATTTCGGCCGGTGAGCGAGTAAAGATGATAGGTTTGTTGCAGATTTGAGAATGCGGTTGTAAAGGCAGAGAGAGCTGTAATGATCGACCAGACCAATCCCGAGGTAACGTCGGTTTTAAACAATGTGAAGATGGTTGTGAGGGCACGTACTTGTGGTAATGAGCTTTTCAGTACGGGGAGATTCTCGGAAGCGAGTGTAGCTTATGGAGACGGTCTGAAGCATGATGGCTCCAACTCGGTTTTGTACTGCAACAGAGCAGCGTGTTGGTATAAACTCGGTTTGTGGGAGAAATCTGTTGAAG
The sequence above is drawn from the Camelina sativa cultivar DH55 chromosome 4, Cs, whole genome shotgun sequence genome and encodes:
- the LOC104782767 gene encoding inactive TPR repeat-containing thioredoxin TTL3; this translates as MSHSRRLSLEPAIDSITGRFRDLKRHDDDVVNKPDFRELDLGSPVSSLMPRGSASSSSSSAAATPTSSSGSSSGSAASAKPSVMAKRFESHSGEISSPGSGTTPTTTTTRNLKPGHRRSSSTGTPLIFSGSSYFTSATTTSHTSPQGGGSGATSAVSSSPSVLPAGNICPSGRILKTGMSSRTSTRTETLCTGTGNYGHGNVVRSGSGGGGGGGGKAAGNNGDNPEELKRLGNDMYRRGKFSEALSLYDRAISISPENAAYRSNRAAALTALRRLGEAVKECLEAVRLDPSYSRAHQRLASLYLRLGEAENARRHICFPGQCPDQADLQRLQTLEKHLRRCSEARKIGDWNTAIKETDAAIANGADSSPQLVACKAEAFLRLNQIEDSDFCISCVPRLDRHHYQSQLQAKLFGMVAEAYVLCIQAQVDMALGRFENAVVKAERAVMIDQTNPEVTSVLNNVKMVVRARTCGNELFSTGRFSEASVAYGDGLKHDGSNSVLYCNRAACWYKLGLWEKSVEDCNHALKIQPSYIKALLRRAASYGKLGRWEDAVRDYEFLRRELPGDSEVAESLERAKTVLMNRSQESKSLGFNNEVEAVSTLDKFKSSVSLPGVSVFHFKSSSNRQCEEISPFINTLCLRYPLVHFFKVDVEESMVLAKAESIRKVPTFKMYKNGDKVKEMVCPSHQFLEDSIKHFLL